AATCAAAGATCATAAGTTTTTACAGAATATGATGAATAAATGTATTAAGCTTTCAATAAATTGAAATCTTCCATTCAGGAAACCTGCCTCAAAGCGATTGCCTCTGGCCTTCAGAAGTACAGGCCCTTCTTGTTATTAGTGGAAACGTATATCACGAGTTCAAATGACCAAGTGACCTGGATGCGTTCCAACACCCAGCGCCTGGCTGAGTTGGTGATAAACAAGGTTGGTGTAAATGGAAACAGTTACTAAAGTAGCTTCTGTGAATATACTCAATCTGAAAACCCAAGTCACTAACTGGTCTGTTTCCTTTCTGTTTCAGATAAATGCTGAATTTGGCAGCACTGATCTTGCTGACAGCGAGTTGGAGGTTTCTGCCCCAGACTTGGTGTCAAGCACAGATTGGGACCGACAGGTGAAGGTGCATGTCATTCTTCGGGACTTCACTAAATTCATTGAGAAAACAGCCCGAGCAGTTCGGTTCATGACAGCGGTATAGAGTCCATGAACTAAAGCAACGAAACCCTCAACGTATGAACGTTATAGTTCAACATAGGATACAAAAATCCACAGTCAAAGTGGATGAATGTTGTTCTGTAAAAGAACTCAATAGATTGTAAAAGTGCACATGCACTATTACTGTAAATGTAAGAGTTAGATTTTTTTACCTGCATAATATTTAATTGTTTTTATCATTTTTGGTTATACTGTTTGTTAAAGGGGTAATGATCAGATTTATATCGTTATTGTGAAAGCTCTTGGGCTTTGATAATTAATATGCAATATAATGGCTGAATTTGCATATTAAAATATCATTACAAGTCATATCCTCAATATAATTTATTGATTGTTAATACATTGATATGTCTGGGAATAATATTATAATTTAATATGAGGATATATTATGGAATGTTAATATAATATTTTTTCAGAGAATATATTTATTACATCATGCTGACTTTGAAAaataatttattatttattaactAAATTGTATTTATTTTCCTTGTTCAACAGTTTTAATATTTAAGATTATAAATGATAAATGACAATTGTTTTATATTCAGGGTAATTATTTAATTTTATATATTAGGATGATTTTGTTGGAGAATTCTGTACAGTGCCATGTGGTACATGTGTAAACATATGAAAATTAGAGTTTGGAAAGAGCATTGACCGAAGTGTTTTTATAAATTGGTAGATGACAATAAATGGGTTGGAAATGCAGCTTGGATGGTGGTACTAAGCAGAGCTATTGCACTAGATAGTTGTTATATGCAAGGTGAGATATTCAGTTCTATTGAATAAAATGAAATTGAATACCAGCTGGGAAAATGATAGGTGCCAATTGTGATACTACCTGTTTTGTGCTACTGCCTTAGACCCCAATTTCCTAATTGTAATTGTTCTCTTGAATTTTGTAACCATTAAAAACTCATGAAGACTAACCAAAAATTGTTAGATTTTGATCATTTTGGACCCTGATGAACTTTCACCTTACTTGGCTGGTGTCACCAACAGTCATTTTCCAGAATGAGATCAATAGTTTTTTGAGGTAAGGTTATCAAGTGAAATGGAGCAAAGGCAAGTAAATGGAGACGGCACACATAGCCCTGCTCCATTTGAATGGGAGAATattctcaaagggctgaatgacctactcatgTTTCTACATTCCTGAGTACACctcacggggcagcacggtggtagagtggttagcactgctgcctcacagtgccagggacccaggttcaattctggcctcgggtgactgtgtagagtttgcacatactccccgtgtctgcgtgggtttcccccaggggctccggtttcctcccacagtccaaagatgtgcagattaggtggtttggccatagtaaattgcccctttgtgtcaagggggctagcagggtaaatatgtggggttactgggatagggccggggagggattgatgttggtgcaggctcgatgggccgaatggcctacttctgcactgaagggattctaattTCAAAAAGAGATGGGTTTTGGAAGCTTATGGTGATGTATTGTTTCACACGATACTGCAGTGATTTTTAGCAGATTGACTATTAAGCTGACGCTAGTATTTGTGCTCCAAATGTCTCATCTCCCATGGCAACTGTAGTGTGCTACTTCAGCGGTTATAATGAGTGCAATCTTTGATATTAGGGATGGTCCCTCCATTTTGTGGCTTCTTATGCAATACTTTCCCACAACCAAATTGTGTGAATGAGGTAAGGGGTGGCAATTAAAGGgtgtcctccagtttgcattcaaCAATGATAGAAGAGATATGGAAGCATCATCCTCTTAAAGTATTGGAAGGACTTACTATTTTGCTGACAAGTCAGTGTTGTAAGAGAAGCTGGCAACATATAGGGCGAACTTTTACCACATCACTGCAGCTGGCGGAAATAGTAGCAAGCTGGGAGATAGCACGCAAAGCTAAAAATCCGATTTGCGCCCAACGCCTAACATTTAGCAATCTTCCTGGCTCTCTCCAAGTGGCGCAAATCACATCGCACCCAAAAACGTGTGAAACTTATTAgtatgagattgactggatttcaagaTCATTAGCGAGCTCGGTACACAATCATCTCCCCTCCCGGAGTCTTCCTACCTCCTTGACGTGACGTCACGCTAGCACCAATTAGCACAGGTATTTAAAAGTGAGGTCAAGATGCAGCAGTAGcaaaggagagctaggagggagcACTGCTGATCCCCAACCTCCAGCATGTGGGATGGGGGAATCAACCACCGTCTGGGGCAGGATGGagtccccccaccacacacacacacacagagcaaacATGTGTTTTGGATTTCAGCCAGCAGAGCTAGCAGCCATGCTCACTGCCGTGGCAGCTGGTGGACAAGGCCAACCCAGGCTGCAGCAGGAGGTCAGGGGCTGCTGGTCAGGACCAAGACCCAGCCACCCATCAGcctgaggaggggggggtgaggctgAGGACAGAGGAGATGAAGACCCACCTCTACGGGACCCAGATGCCGTTCAATGGGCTGCCAGGCACTGTGTGCCGCCACAGACTCAGCAGAAAGAGAATGCAGCACCTCTGTGACATCCTCGCGGGCCTGACACCTCATGGGGCAGGAGAACACCCACTCCTGGTGACTGTGAAGGTAACGGTGGCCCTAAACATTTATGCGTCCTGGTCCTATTGctagtgttgtacctgttaattctcagatactttcaaccagtttacttactccaaggttttacctcggtgcccttatttgcaaggtggacaaaggacaaacacaagtaaaggttcaacaagtttattaataataacactattaacccttaaattacccacataaaacaagaggatactccagcagattcaagtatactacccgtaaagatggtttggttaaactgcaggcccgattctctgagtccctctggtctgtcgtcacgaaggtgagtctcgatggcagcttcttccttccttccttctctggtcagtcttctgaatggtcacaactgcctccctcatcgagtcttcgctcctgtgtgcctctgagtatgtccctttatccccagcctgcttgcctttccagaaacttctctggcttccggccaatgaggtcccaggagggggttccaatacccaatgggtttcttgatgtctgcctgacaggacaccagggtccaccccccaggtgtccatctccatgttgttgaacttgttatcaggtaaggtttctacaggaactcttggtgacagagagtctggcccgatctgggcttctaacaatagaccgatgcatttcaatgaggtgccatgatctcctgctaagtctcacgtagagtgtaacgacctttgatgggtggttgatgggtcaggcccagatacatttgtgtattgtacaattggcctgcctgaggtttgactgtgtttgatttcaatgtgcccaattctttaatttaggatatccaattttatcagccttaaaactaggccctgtttatatcaccacactaaGTCTAGGTGACCTCCCCAGGGTGAATCCtagaatcccatatatttaccctgctagtgcctctgacaccaaagggcaatttaccatggccaatcaactaatctgcacatctttggactgttggaggaaaccggagcacccagaggaaacccacgcagacacagggagaatgtgcaaactccacacggacactgaccgaagctgggaattgaacccaggtccctggcgctgtgaggcagcagtgctaagcactgtgctaccgtgctgcctcagTGTGCGCATCAGAAATAAAGATGGTCAGTTGTGTTCTGtgccctgtggcctgtgatgcccttggcaggcGTCCCCTGGGGGAGCCGGGACCTAGGAGGCCACAGCTGACTTTCAAGTGTCATAGATGTAGCCGTGCTGCCTGTGAGATGTACCAGTGTCAGGAAGGAAGTCCGGAAGGGCTGGGGTCTGTCAGAGATTCCTAGGTGGAAAGCCCCAGcctgggctcctgctcttcctccttcctcagggttcctgtgggcccctgggaacTCCAGggaatggaggggcagctggagtgagctccagaagcctctgTGTCCCCTGGCGTTGCCAGTCCCAAAGGCCCAACATTGCCTGCACCATGGTGTGCGAGCCCTCAGTGATTGCCTGCTGAGTCTGGACCTCACACTGGAGCCCCTTAGCAATTGCCCACTGTGACTGGGCCATTcgcaggagcgaagactcgacgagggaggcagttgtgaccatttggaagactgaccagagaaggaaggaagaagctgccatcaagactcaccttcgtgactcTGTGTCTCCAGCATGATCCcgaggctcacagccatggcACGCTGTGTCTCCAGCATGATCCCAAAGCCCTCAGCCATGGCACGCTGTGTCTCCAGCAGGCTCCTGAAGCCCTCAGCCATGATCCTCTGAGACTCGGTCATGCTTTGGGCCCTGCCACCCATGACTCctatttcctgccccaggctttccactacagtcatcacccttgcagtgttggcctgggtgccacaCAATGCTGCCACCATCTCTGCGACTGAAGGCTGTGGGGCTTCTCCAAGCAACCATGACGTTGCTGAAATGTTTCTGACAAACCCTCCTGTAGTTCccagctgcatctccagcagcttctgCAGAACTGTTCCCAGCAGCCTGGCATCCGACTGGGGGCCAGCTGTCTCCTTTGCTCCAGCAGAACTCTGGCTGCCCGAGTCCTCAGATGTTTCCCCCTCCACCTTATGTGCATCAACAGCTGTATGGTGCCCACTGGAAAGTGCCCCAGAAGCCTCACCGCTAACATGTCACATTGaagtgactgtatctgcactggtggatGGTGCAGGATGATGCCTGTGCTGACTGGCCAGTGCTTTCCTCAGAGCTTTCCTCAGAGGTATCAATGGAGGCCATAGGGGGGCACAGACTCCTGACAGCCCGGCCTCATTGGACTCTGCTCCTGTGAAAGAAGACACATGGTTCAATGCAAGAAAGGGTCAAGTATCTGGGCAGATTACAACTTACTTGAGACAGGTCATATGAATTAAGTTTTGCAGCTCCTCACTTCTGTGGCGCACCCTGACCTGTcggtcacagctctctccactaccTCACCTGAGGGCTCCATCACTTATTTCTTGGAGACGCATCACTGGACTTCTCCCACTCCCTTTGATTATGTGCCATCTTAACCTGTGGAGACAAAAGGAGtgattgaaagcctgatggctgaGGGGCCACGAAGTGTTGGAGGCGAGGGGAGCAGGTGGCATATTTTGGCACTATGCCTTGGCAGGTTGGGGTTGTgatgggaggtgccagaggagttTGAGGGTGATGTTGGAGTGCTGGGTGGTCATGGGGTCTAGTGGGGGGGGAGATTCCACGTCGGCCGACTCGCAGAGTTTGCGCGAGGGTTCTAATTTCTAATGTAGCACTATGTCAGTTCGAAATAAGCAACGCTCTTCTTACAGATTAAAACCcattttaaatatagttagcaatcacaaatatacttgctataatgagtgcaGACAGTCTTGGAAttttcagagagatatagagctttcagaagcctgcaaaattCCTCTAACTTCAACCAGAACAGCCTAACTGTATGTCATTTGCACACTTTCATCGTGCCTCTCCCTAtccaaccccaacccctcccaCTAATggatctccccccatccccctcctcctAGCCTGAACCACTGCTTATCTTTCAAACTTTAAAGTGTCCCTTTAAACACCTCCTTTATGGCAGTTAGTGCCGTAAAAAGGGGAtgtgattgccactctgaggaaggtATGTtgcttcttttttaaaaagctgcatgagaaaagggaatAGTTTAAGGGGCGTGTTATCTTCAGCCCCCAATTGTCTGTGAAGTTTCTCTTTGCTAActaaaattttaaagttaaaaCTGAAACGAACTTTCTCAAAAGTTTCAAGCCCAGTCCGTTCCTTCTACTTCTCCTCCAACTCTCTTTGGTGTTAACAGTAATTATTTTACTTTAATACCTAACTTTAAAAGTAAAAACATGTAACTGCTTCATATTTAAAAGCAGAGAAATATATTCAAGACACAGGCCGGAATTCTTTGGCCGATGACACCagtggattctctggtcccgctgcagtgaatggaggtttagctgagcgccaagttctcgcTGATAGCAGCAGCAGGCCTTGAACAACCTCAAAATTCTGGCCACAATGTTATTATAGTTTCAAAttagaaatttaaatttaatttttgcTGATATCCCTCATATCCATGAGAAATGTTCAGTTCAAAATCACTTAATTTTTCAAAGCCAAAGTCAAATTCAAGTGTCCCAAAAAGTCTTAATGATTTTTAAGTTGCCCCATCATTCACTACTACAGTGAATCACAATGTAAGATGTAGCACCCTTACTTGCAGTCCAGCGACAATAATGGGAGAAGATTTCCTTTGTACACTAGATGTACTAAAATCATAACATTTATACAGAACACATTTACAATTTCACTGCAGCCAATGTAGAAAAACTGTACTGAGTTTGAAAGTATTGGTTTAACTTACTATTCTTCATGCTAATGAATTTTGAACAACTAATGCAAAAGGGACTCTCCCAAAAGCAAAATAATCAGGAATTCTTTTGGTGGAGTTGGATACAATATGCAAATTTAAGTCATCCCTCAGATTTCCAGGATTTCACAAACTTGTTACGTTATAGAGTTGCTCATACTGAATCAAAGCAACTCCCACAATAATTATATAATCTCCAAATAAAACAAAGGTATTGTACTAAACCAGGTTGCACCAGATCAAGACACAAGTAAATTCCTCAAAACCTCATCAGGGATTGTTTGCAACACAATTCTGAATGATACATTTTTTGAAAGATTCAATTTTCAAAGGACACCAGTGTTAGCCTGGATGAAGTCCAATTCCTGGGGGCCAATTCTCCCAGCAGTGCaacaggctgggagacatcagccgAGGCAGTTTAGCGggttccccgctgggcgccacagcctctgtGCGTCTCTGGGATCAGGATTTGTAGCGTCATCATCTCCGTGCCGGAAATTGGCGCAGAgcagatttaaatattaaaattaccATTACCATTTCATTagtaggcccaggactgaagactCCGGACCTGCTTGTCTCtccccctaccgccccccccccccccccccccccccacccccccgccagagtggttcactccagcaggatttacaacagctccctaCTAATGGGGAGCTGACAGTCTGACTCTgtcggagtgaagggaggccatggaggccccccgaGGAGGTCGGGGATAAGGGGCGTGCCCCAtaagcattgccagcctggcctccggcactgcccaggggaaaagtggcaatgcccaggggcatcttgacactgcccaacgggcattgggcaatgccaggtgGGCAGGGCAAGAGGGGTGGGGCCtacaggggcagggcctatgtgggggggagatcagtgggggtggggtgtcccactgccactctgcatagggatccgtGGCAGAGTGAGGAAAGGGGctaatcggggctggccatcagggtggggggtcTGCGGGATGGGGGGTCGGGTCTGCCGGGGGGGAAGTTGGGATTGCCAGGGTGGGGGGTTCGGGGAGATTGAGATGGGCTGCGGTGGGGTGCGGGGCGGTGGGGTGTGGGAGAGGacggtggtcagggctggcccagagaCGTcctggaggccagcgatcggggggggggggggggtcgcacaGCCAGCAATACGGATTGCTGTGCtcgccagcaattgagctgaccagcgatcgggaggccggcagtacgGGGCTTCTGCTCATTTGCCGATCTCcattctgacagatcggcgcaagtgcagtggcctgctcaatgctatgctgccggcttcttcagcgggaataggccctgcccctggattttcagcgtgaatctcactagggctctctgcagtgctcagagtgtgggagattcattttgaaaatcccattaAAAAAACCAAGCGGGATTTACTCCCGTTTTTACTCGAATTCGGTATTTAGAATTTTTTGTGAGAATCCCGGCCCTTATCCGTGGAAGCAAAGTAAAACTTTGTGACTAACTTCTCTCCCTTTAGTTTTGCTCATTGTTAATTGCTTTAAATGGGTGTGGAACAGGTGGTCAATCCACCAAAACCCGCACAATAGAAGCTGATACATCAAAATTGATCCTTAAACTCTATTAAATTTACATAAGGCGCCATTTTCTGGTTCTCCCTTTAGACTAACTCCCTATGCAGAGTCAAAGTGGTACAGTGAACTGTGAGTAATTATAACAGTGAACTGACAGTGGAAAATTGTGCCCTGTCATTTCACTGCAATAATGAGTGGTTTTGCGCAAGAACTTAACCACTCCTGAGAGGACTGTGCCAGATCTTCCCtgccaccatcagacttttgaatggacctacttcgtattaagttgatctttctctacaccctagctatgactgtaacattcttcactctctcgtttccttctctacgaacggtatgatttgtctgtatagcgcgtaagaaacaatatattttattgtcacatgctaatacatgtgacaataataaatcaaatcaaatcaaatcaaaaatcaaagttaCAATTACCCTGCCTCACAGCTAGCAATGAAATGGATTGTCAATTAATCTACTTTTTCTGCCAATCTTGATTGAGGGCTgcattgttgtgcctgccgcacagtctgttttaacccttataccaTGAACAAAGAATtgtgagtagacttcttgttagtacaaccaatatttatttaaaacacacaatcaataatcacccacccaaccaacaataagttatcttacagaaaatactaaatttcaagtccaatacgagaccttgacttaactttgcgtgactggcaagtacccaggcagatattggcctttatctgtgcgctggtctcggtagtcctctgcgtagtctggtcctttggtctggtctggcactctggctctggtcttccttccttctcgggtgtggtggctctcctcgttttGGTCGTTGCTGGCGACAGTCACtggtgttgtagctcgttcgtggggtcagagagagagagagattcttggttgtgtaGCACCCTTTATATCCCATTGGGTTTcatgccccttttggccattgccaatcaattgaTCAAGACTTGATCACCCtaatcgataaagtccaatcgggtgctgccacaccaatctctgggtgtgtccccaacagcCATGTCTGTAAGTGCTGGGGGCAGgtaggacacacacctccctcccaagtaAGGGGTTAAGGCACCCCTATGTCTggaaaacaacccagtttgaccagaaagtcccttttgtcctggagatgacccatatcctgtgtattcagtcatctgagttgcagcctgtttatctccaTCCTTTAGGCggcagcctgctgttttagttcttgcccaattgtcccagagtgctttacaaatcgccattttaggttgCCCATTTGGCCACAGCATGTTGAGGGAAACACTAAGGAAGTAGTGCTATGTTCCATCTGAAGCATCAGTATGAACAGGCACAGCTTTGGTTTAACATCCAGAGAAAGGTATCACTGACAACGATACAGTCTACACAGCTTTACATGCCGTGTGTAAACTATTTCGTAAATCATTCTTTCTTAATAATATCACAATATCTTTATGAAATTAGTCTAGTCATTCACTTTAACTATTTTACATATGGAAAAAGAAGCAGATTGCTCTCCAAATTACATTAAATCCATTTGCCTATAGCCCATTCCTCTATTATGGAAAGTCATTGACACACTTAAACATTTTCTACCCTTTTCCATCATTTTGTCATTCCAAGTTGAATTCCTTTTGACTCCAGTGCTGACTTAATCTTCATCTCattgtctaaagtttatttattcatcgtaagtaggcttaaattcacactgcaatgtagttactatgaaaatccccgagtcgccacactccggcacctgttcaggtacgctgagggagaatttagcatggccaatccacctaacccgcacatctttcgactgtgggaggaaaccggagcacccggaggaaacccacgcagacacggagcgaaggtgcaaactccacacagacagtgacccaagccgggaatcaaacctgggtctctggcgctgtgaggcagcagtgctaaccattgtgccatcatgctgccaccACTTGACAGCAAAAAAAGGCACAACACTATTTTTTATagcagcaaaatactgcagatactggaatctgaaacaacagaaaatgctcaaaaatctcagcaggtccaacagcatctgtggagagagaacagagccaacagcaAACCTGGATATCACTTCATCAGAGAATAATTTTTAAATGGGTTTGTCATTATGACATTAAGTCACTAGGTGGCAGTTTCCACTGCGTATTCTTCGACTGAGGGTATAATTGCTGCTATATCCCTGTGTTCTAATCTACAGATTAACAAACAAATTGACAAGTAATACCTTCAACATCTTAAGAAGTGTCAGTGCCCTGTTCACACTCCACTGTGCTCTGAGGATTAATAGGTCCTAAAATGTTGTCTTAGAATAAATTATCTCAATGTGTGGAACTTTCTCAATGTTTTGGCAGAATGACGCAGCAGGCGGGAGAAACAGTGTTAAAGCTACCAGCCCCAAAAGCAGCCTTCTCCACCATATCCTTCGGCTCATAGGCAAGAAAAAGTGAAGGGCCAGGGTCCATGAGGTAATGCTGGCAGAGCCCGTCCGTACAGCAATTTAAACTTTGAAAGATTGGAGTGCCAGTTTAAAGGGCGTCCCAATACAAAAAATAAAAAATGGAACCTTATCCCTGAACACCTCCCACACCAAgacactcccctcccacccaccgaaACATCAGGCCCCCAACACATGGAACACCCCCCAGTCATGGAACACAGCCCCCCAAGGTATACCCCCCAACACATGGAACACCCCCCAGTCATGgaacacaccgcccccccccatgcTATACCCCCCACCACATGGAATACCCCACCCCATGGAACACTCCACCACATGGAACACCCCCCAGTCatggaacacccccccccccccccccccatgctatACCACCCACCACATGGAACACCCCACCCCATGGAACaccccaccctgacactgccccccgaTACTGCCAGGGCATGACCCGCTCCCCCCTGAAGGATACACTCGCCGATGTTCTGTTCGCCAAGTGCACGCCATGCGAGACCTGGCATGATTTTGATCTGTGTGCCCTTATGCCAACATGAATAGATTATGTAATGGGGAATTATCAGGCACAGAGGCCTTATAATCGGCCTGATAATCTGATGTAAATGTTCAGCGTCAGAATTCCCTTCATTTCATGACACAGGGTGGGGACAATCATGACGGGAAATCTTGCCGGAGTAACTCATGTTTTGGGCCCCTCGCACGGTTTTCCACTCCtgccattggcccagcccaccaAAAACCgaggcagaaaatcccactcattgtTTTTTGCAGCATTATTTATGGAGAAGTTAAATGATATCATCTGTAAACATATAACACTGACATAAAATGTGGTATCAATTTAGAACAGCGATGTTCAGACCTGGCACAGTCCTCTCAGGAATGGTTAAGTTCTTGCGCAAAACCACACATTATTGCAGTGAAATGACAGGGCACAATTTTCCACTGTCAGCTCACTGTTATAATTATTCACAGCTTTGACCCTGCGTAGGGAGTTAGTCTAAAGGGAGGGCCAGAAAATGGCGCCTTATGCAAATTTCATAGAGTTGTGGGATCAATTTTGATGTACCAGCTTCTATTGTGCGGGACTCGGTGAGAGCGTGCCTGCTGTCCATCTGATGGAAATGGTCAGAGACCCAAATCGTTAGC
The DNA window shown above is from Mustelus asterias chromosome 2, sMusAst1.hap1.1, whole genome shotgun sequence and carries:
- the il6 gene encoding LOW QUALITY PROTEIN: interleukin-6 (The sequence of the model RefSeq protein was modified relative to this genomic sequence to represent the inferred CDS: substituted 1 base at 1 genomic stop codon) → MRPVQCFCQVFLVLFAGVAALPVGERLPAATQLCATCASLAMEIRNTAAALRNTQLCEFFRFCDGDWSSLLSYDLNLPQLGAQDRCLRNDFHKETCLKAIASGLQKYRPFLLLVETYITSSNDQVTWMRSNTQRLAELVINKINAEFGSTDLADSELEVSAPDLVSSTDWDRQVKVHVILRDFTKFIEKTARAVRFMTAVXSP